The Raphanus sativus cultivar WK10039 chromosome 6, ASM80110v3, whole genome shotgun sequence sequence GTCTTCCCCAGTGACAGATGGAGCTGGTGAAGCATCAGTGCTCGTGCACGTCGTGGTTGTGCTATGCGTCGATGATGTATCAGAACTTGAACTCTCTGACGATGATGACTTTTGCTGAAGACTCCAATACATTATACTTGCCGTTAAGATCAACATCATCTTTTGATTTACCTGCATTGCAACAACGAGTCCCTCACAAATTAGAGACATAACAAAACCTCAGATTTGCATGCTGTTTTTTTCATAAGGTTTAGAAGATGTTTCTTACGTCCACGATATCTTCTGGtaacaagaaaacagagcaaccGAGCTTTCTTGCTACACTGACGATGTATGTAGCATTCAATCTCATCTCTTTCCCAATCCTCACAACTTGATTGCAGTTCTCTACTTTCTTAAACGGCATCTTAATTGGTGGTTTTGAAGCATGCTTCCAGTTAACTGAGCCTGGATAGACCTTGTCAAGAACTTCAAGAAGAATCCATCtgcatcaaaaaaaatatataagaaaccTTTCCTTTCCTATAAACTTCCGGAACAGAACATCACTCTTGTCTTCACAGAAAGCTTACCCGTTTCTGACATCTTCAAACACATTATTGACATAACTATCAATCCCCAGGCTATTAATCCATAGCCGGTAACATCTTTCATCTCTGCAACTCTGTGTATCCTCAGTCATCATCTCCGCAAAGGAGAACCTGCCATCAGTGCTAAGGCCATTCCTGCAGCAAGGTACATAGAAGCTAGTGAAAAGATCAAGTGAGTTAAGACCAAACCTATTATCTTCTGTGATCTTTTACAAACCTTTCGTGAAAAATCTGTGCCACAAATGCGAGATTCAAATACGAAGACCCTTCAACTATCTCTTCCATAGTCAAGTACCGATTGCAGTTCATTCTCTCTGCGTGTTCAAGGACCATGTTAGCCCTTTCGAGATCATCCTCGGCGTTTAGAGTAGCTGGATCACAGTGCTCGGGTGCAAGAACATTGAGAAGGAATGCATAGGCTCttgtttcaaatatcttttACTAATGAGTTTCGTATAATCAAAATCATTAGCCATCTTCAGCAGGACCCATATACACAGacgcacaaaaaaaaacttcgtGAGGCTATAATCTCATTCAAGTTCTGCAACAGCAACAAACCCATATACACAGACGCATCAAAAtctcaaacacacacacacaacacatTCATCAACACGCAGAGATGGAAGAGAGTCTCACCTGGAtttgagatcgagagagagagctctgGAGATGGTGTGAGAGACGAGACGAAGCTTGATGGAGAGAGGGTCGAGAGGTGGAGAGCGAGCTTGAGATGCGTTGGAGATGGAGAGCTCGAGTGAGCTTGAGATGCGTTGGAGATGGAGAGCGAGCTTGAGAGAGGTTGGAGATGGAGAGCTCGAGATCGTGCGAGATGGAGAGAGGGTCGAGAGtttgagagagatggagagcgaGCTTGAGAGAGGTTGGAGATGGAGAGAGCTCCAGATGCGTCTGTAGAGGAGAAGAGAAAGCtcaaaggagaagagaagagagcgGCGTCGATGGAGAAAAAGAAGCGGAGTCAATAGATCTATGTAATGGcaaattttttgtaaatattaaattaggTTAGGGGTAAAATAGTAACTGAAGTAAATAGACGCGGATTTACGTCGCGGACGCCGGATTTTATGGCGTCAGACGTAGGCCTGCTGCGTTCGGCCGCAGACGCAGACGCCGATACTCGCGTCAATGAAACGAACAAGCGTCTAAAGAAAACATTGATGCAGCCGCAGCCGCAGGTACGTGCGGCGACCAAACGAACAACACTTATagaaatatttagtttattatagGATATCTTGTTTCAATGCTATTCGATGGAGTTCAATTCAAATTTACTATTATATGCTTTTTGATGAACTACCTgctatatatactttaaatgtcaaaaaaaaaatatatatatatataactatgtaCTTAAacatttgttatatataaatatttgaataaacCAAGGGTGAATTGactgaaaacataaaaataatgtagTAATTAGGAAAATACCTAAATATTGTGAGGAAAGGGtgatgaagaagagaaaaaattTGGGGAAAAATAAGgtagaaaatacaaatatgataaaaattgtaGGCATTAAGTGCAAATATTCTAAAACTAAAGGTGAATTGgctgaaaacataaaaagaatgtaataattagaaaaatgCCTAAATATTCTGGAAAAAGAGTGATgaaggaagaaaaaaacttgagagGAAATAAAGTAAAGAATGCAAATATGATAAAAGTTATAGGCATTGAATGCAAATATAGTAAAAATTGTATTATCGACGTTTTTTTGGCGTGACCAAAATATGATAATGTATCAAcgttttttcttaattaaaatacaCATGACATATTTGTCCAAGGGCTAAGCAAACTAAAATACGTTCACCTTTAAATTTTGAACTGACACTCGTGTTGATCCAAATTTGTGGAAAAGCTAAACATAGTTGTCATTTAAAACGTACGTTTCTTTTTCCTTACATTGGAGTTcctaggtttcttttttttttgtcaaacccTAATTGTTACACTTACCTACAGACAAAACTAGCTAGCGTTTTCATAGTCTTGTCACCATgttactgaattttttttaatgtaagaATTAGCAAGAGTTAATAGATTATTTATCTGTAGAGTCGCACTGATCAGGTTTGACAACTTGGATATAGCCTAaacgatatatatttttttgataattcaaGATATTCGGCGGACCGAGACCCAACCGACTAATCTCCTGAAAGTTTGATCATCAGAGCCAGTCAGATCCGGTTGCTCGCAATGGAAATTAGATACTCTTGTCGCTTGACCATATAGATGGTAAACATGAGTTGACATGTATTCGAATCCAGGTCTCTTAGAAACACTGAGACGTCATGCGCCACCCGACCACACCGGTATAGTTAATAGACATATATATTGCCAAAGCATAGTTAAAAATTTGTGATTTTAATTAGTCTACTTTGTGTTGCTTAACTGTAGTCTATTGGTTAAGGTTTAAAGGTTTCTACATCCAAATCTGAGATTTGAATCCGAGACTATACAATTTTTTTGCAGATTACAAAAAAATCTATGCAGACTACGGAAGAAGGACGTACAAACAAACTTCAACATGGTGTAAGTAAATCTGGTCAGGAATATATCTTCATAGGACGcctcagatgatgcagttaaACGTAGATCTCATAAAATAGATAGTATTAtcgttgtcgaatcgtctatgtaatattttttatagttgcaatataaactttatttgttagttttttttgttctattattggatcaaaatatttatcattaCCTCCGTTCAGTTACATACTTACGTACGGTGTTGAATCGGATAGAATAAGTCGTAGTTCATATATAAATAGCTCATAAATTGGATACATGTAGGAATCAGTTCCATTACATAACTGCAGCCAGTAAGCAATCATATAGTCTAGCTACTACTAACTTGTTTCAAATACATAATGCGTATACATAATATCTATTAATAATGAAGCAGCGTTATTTAAGGAATTGGTAATATTCAAAATctgattaatttatttgaaaggATTACTAGTATAATGATCTTTGTTTCCGTCAGGTACTAGTGGATTCCACATCTCCCACAAAGCATTGTTTGGAATCGTCCCTGTAGGGATCATGTTCATAGCTAACGCCGCCTGCGTTTGAGGCGTTAACGTTGCTGTAGTATCTGCTGTCACCAATTGCAACGCATTTGCGTTTGCGTTTAGTTGTTGTTGATTATGAAACTGTTCAGCAATTTGATAGTACTGGTGATTGATGTTACTACCTCCATCAGTTATTTGGTAGTTAACAAGTCTTTGAAGATCATCAACAATTGCGGTTTCATCATCTTCTTGATTAGAGATTATTGTTGTGTTGCTTGCACCATAAGGCATTGGACGGTAGATGTTCTGATTGGCTAAAGCTATGGTGACGTCAGAATTACTGTTTGTGGTGGTTATGGTGCTACCGTCGCCGGAATATTCAGTTGAGTGCTTCTcgaggttgttgttgttgttaagATTGTTGTCGGAATGATTAGAAGAGGATGGAAggtattgttgttgttgtcttacGGCTAAGcgggatgatgatgatgagttaTGGTTATGTTGTCTTGTGGATGTAGAACGTGGCAAGGATGGATGATCTTCCACTCCTGGCCTTTTGTACACTCGGCACAATGATGTTTCAGcctaaatatatatacataaaaacatTGATCAGAGACATGAGATACTTATCAGCTATATATGAACTTACAAGTTATAGCGTATATCTATGAAGATTAGAAACTATGATTTCAACTATATTAAGATTTCCTTTTTTCTGAATGAATACTATATTTAGATTTCATTGGTAGATTACTCTCATTTGacgtacatatatatttatatatatataagattctGATACATAAATCAGATAGATCACATTTCATTTTTGGTATTTAAGACTAATGAATTATACATTTCTAGCTCCTTAGTCATGTTTTTCAGTAGTACAGTAATTTGatgtgtaaaatatatttagatttgTAAACTTATAATTTGATGTGTAAAACATATTTAGAACACTAACTAAGCCTCTGCAAAAATTAAGGTATATATACATCTAGTAGATGTGTGAATTTTGAATGAGatatttgtgtgtatatataagcATGTAGCTATCTTATTAATGCCGTCTACTATACATATGGGCCATGGCTAGTAATTTA is a genomic window containing:
- the LOC108807986 gene encoding fimbrin-3-like, which gives rise to MSTHVYHLYGQATRVSNFHCEQPDLTGSDDQTFRRLVGWVSTHLELSPSPTSLKLALHLSQTLDPLSISHDLELSISNLSQARSPSPTHLKLTRALHLQRISSSLSTSRPSLHQASSRLSHHLQSSLSRSQIQIFETRAYAFLLNVLAPEHCDPATLNAEDDLERANMVLEHAERMNCNRYLTMEEIVEGSSYLNLAFVAQIFHERNGLSTDGRFSFAEMMTEDTQSCRDERCYRLWINSLGIDSYVNNVFEDVRNGWILLEVLDKVYPGSVNWKHASKPPIKMPFKKVENCNQVVRIGKEMRLNATYIVSVARKLGCSVFLLPEDIVDVNQKMMLILTASIMYWSLQQKSSSSESSSSDTSSTHSTTTTCTSTDASPAPSVTGEDDVSSLNEEVSSLTIEEDNDADILSDVTSVSEEAAIE
- the LOC108807407 gene encoding NAC domain-containing protein 35 isoform X2; the encoded protein is MTIVSSTTSIITMMSNQVNNNTEKGIEEDAHRGGHESRVQNDDEADDHDQDMVMPGFRFHPTEEELIEFYLRRKVEGKRFNVELITFLDLYRYDPWELPALAAIGEKEWYFYVPRDRKYRNGDRPNRVTTSGYWKATGADRMIRSETYRQIGLKKTLIFYSGKAPKGTRSSWIMNEYRLPHHDTEKYQKAETSLCRVYKRPGVEDHPSLPRSTSTRQHNHNSSSSSRLAVRQQQQYLPSSSNHSDNNLNNNNNLEKHSTEYSGDGSTITTTNSNSDVTIALANQNIYRPMPYGASNTTIISNQEDDETAIVDDLQRLVNYQITDGDTTATLTPQTQAALAMNMIPTGTIPNNALWEMWNPLVPDGNKDHYTSNPFK
- the LOC108807407 gene encoding NAC domain-containing protein 35 isoform X1 yields the protein MTIVSSTTSIITMMSNQVNNNTEKGIEEDAHRGGHESRVQNDDEADDHDQDMVMPGFRFHPTEEELIEFYLRRKVEGKRFNVELITFLDLYRYDPWELPALAAIGEKEWYFYVPRDRKYRNGDRPNRVTTSGYWKATGADRMIRSETYRQIGLKKTLIFYSGKAPKGTRSSWIMNEYRLPHHDTEKYQKAETSLCRVYKRPGVEDHPSLPRSTSTRQHNHNSSSSSRLAVRQQQQYLPSSSNHSDNNLNNNNNLEKHSTEYSGDGSTITTTNSNSDVTIALANQNIYRPMPYGASNTTIISNQEDDETAIVDDLQRLVNYQITDGGSNINHQYYQIAEQFHNQQQLNANANALQLVTADTTATLTPQTQAALAMNMIPTGTIPNNALWEMWNPLVPDGNKDHYTSNPFK